Sequence from the Equus asinus isolate D_3611 breed Donkey chromosome 5, EquAss-T2T_v2, whole genome shotgun sequence genome:
GCAGCCACATACTGCCCTCCGTTCTGCAGGTCTGCCAGGTCGGTGACGGGGTGGCCATGACAGGGTGTATAGAGGGCGCGCACAGCCAGTGGGGCCTGCACAACTGATGTCACCTCACAGAGGAAGGCATCCAAGGTGGGGAAGCGGCGTTGGGTCACCACCAGCCGGCGGCCTGGGGAGAAAGAGTCCCCATTCCGGTACACTACTACTCTCTTGGCCGCTGAACTCCCACTCGCCATACTATGTCCTCAGCTAGAGACGCAGAGCTGTTGCCAGGCAACtaaggcagggctgggagcagtGCCAGTCAGAGGCGGAGTCCTGCTCTCTCacccaggaaggcagggagagcCTCTGGCAGGAGCATCTGTCTGTCTCAGGGTCTCATCCAATCTGCTCCTGGTGGGGCCTCACAAGAGCACGGCGGTTGTGATCACTATATATGAAGGAAGaccctggggctcagggagggggaGTGACAGAGATCACACCGAAACACGGATGTTCCAATGCTGGTGGAGGGAGGGATTCTCAGAGCCTCCCTGTCACTCCGCAGTCCAAGGGCTGAGATCAAAGGAGGACCAACTTTGGGGGTGATCCCCAAGGATGGCTAGTATACTCCTGGGCCGTGGCTCCCAGCCAGCTCTGGGGAAAATGCCCAGGCCAATAGGAGGCGAACAGGAAGGCCCAGAGTCTGTCCTGACCAGAGGCAGAGGATGAAAGCAACCAGGCTCCGAATCCAAGAAAAACCTTTATTCTCCATCAGGCCCCCCACTTTACTTACCCCAGGTAACTCCCTGTCCCCAAATTTGGATTGATCCACAGGCAGAGGATGAAAGAGcgtccttctccctctgctgcctATAGTGGTGCCAGCTCTTTGCTCCAGCTTGTCTTGGCCTCATTAGCTACCAGTGGCCAGGGACAGGGACAGGAGCTAGAGCTGGTACCAGGGAGCTAGGATGAGGTCCTGTGTCCCTCATCACCCTTTCATAGCATCCCCCTTTGGAACCTGGTCCACCCCTGGCTCCCCAGGGTCTAGCCTGCTGGTCCTGTTTTCCACGGTCTGCCCCTCCAGTGGTCCTCTCCTGTTTGGTCTGACCCTGTGGAAGACAGTTTCTCAGGTGGCTTTGGTCTCCATGGCACAGTCCTCTGGTTTTTCCATTCTTCATGGCTAGGCTCATTGGAGGTTCTATCTCTGCAGCTTTTGTCACTGGGTGTCTGGCCCTTGGGTGGTTTAGTCCTCCAGAGATCCAGGCCACCATGCTCTGGCCCTGTCAAGGCCCTATCCCAGATGACATGGTCCTCTGAGAGATCCAACTTTTGTGGCCTAGCTCTTTGGTAATCGAGCTCTTTGTGGTCTGGCCTTCTGGGAGACTTGGCCTCAATGTTTGGGTCCTCATGGAGTGTGGGTGGCTGTATCTTGGTCTTTCCAGAGCAGTGGCCCCTAGGTTTGAGGCCTTTGGGGGTCTGGTCCTCCAGGAGTTTCGTCAGCTGCACGCAGGCCCCTCCAAAGGTGTGCTTCCCACAGTCTGGCTCTTTGCCGAGCCTGTTCTCTCTGGCCTGGTTATCTGATGGTGTGGGCAGCTGTGGTCCAGCCTTCCTGTAGCATGGGTCCCTATACTTGGCCCCAGTAGTGGTTTTGTCTGTAGCAGCCAGTCTTTCTGGGGATTTGTGGGGTTGTGATCTGACCTTCCTCCAGGAGTCATCCACATGGTCTGGCTCTCCAGTGGCCCTGTCTCTGTAGGACTGGTCTTCCAGTGGTGGGCTTGGTTGTGACCTGTGGTCTGGGCACATGCTGGCATCGTCTCTGGTCTGGCCTGCCTCTGGGGATCTCAGTGTTTGTTTGAGAATTAGGTACTGTTGGGGAAGAGAACAGACACTGTACCAGGCAGGCCTGCTCGGGCATGGCAGGAAGCCTGTCCCTAACCCCCACCCTTGGCCCTAAAAGTGCATAAAATGTTCCAAGTTAGTGCCTACCTCCTTACGGCTGTTGATTGCCTGTTGCAGCCACAGCAgttccatggccaagtggctgcGGTGGTACTGGAGCTCCTGGAGCTCAGTCTGGCTATGGGGCAGTCCTGGACCTGCAGCTTCtgtgaaggagggaggaaagggcacTGGCCTGGCATTAGACCCTGGCACCCTGCCGCTGTCCACCCATGTGTTGCCCCCAACCaggcagaaagaagaaggaaaggcaTGCAGCTTATCTAGCACAAGCCTTTCACTTTtcagatgggaaagctgaggtccagagagagtCAGGGGCTTCCCTGACCTACGCAGAGAGATACCTGGGTTCTCCATCCTTGACATATCTCTGGTCTCCTTTTGGCTGGGTTTCCTGCTCTGCTCATCCTGGAGCCAGGAGCTGTCATCTCTGCAGGGAAGACTTCCTGAGTTTGCTGGGCTCTCTTCTGACTTCTTCAGCATCATCCCCTCCCAGATggcctctctctctggctctttacGTGGGGAGCAACTCCACTGTTCCGGCTCTGGATTTGGTACCCTCTTTCCAGCTTTCCAGATCCGATGGGATTTTGCTTTCTGAGAAATCAGTCAGAGAGGTATAAGAGCCCCAGGGCTAAACCCTCCAAGTATCTGGACGCCCTGATTTAGCAGACAAATTGGTGATTAAGGATTGGGGTGTGAGGAAGTGAGTCTGCTGCTGCTTCCATTGAGCAAAGCTTGTCAGAATCCCCTGCCCaggtccctccctctcctccattctcCCCCTGGTGTGTGTATTACCTCTGGGAGAAATCTGGGCCTGGGAATCCAGCCCTCAGTCCACTGAAGCGTGCCCAGATCACCCTCGATCTCTCGTACAATAGCCTCATACTCAGCTCGCAAACTCTGGAACTGGCGTCGGACCAAGAAGCCCCGGACGCAGGCCTGTTGTGGAGAACGAGCGGAAAGCAAACCCTTCTCACTGCAAAAGCGGGGGCATCTTAGGGGATTCTCATGGAGAGGTCAGCCCGGTGATTGCAAGAGGGGACCTGGCCCCAGGGAAAGGATAGGTGACGCTGTGCGTTGGGACTCCGGGGGTTCAAGGGAGCATGCTGGACGGCATCCCCCTCTTCGCTATAAGGCCCTTCCAGTCCTTTCCTGATCCCGCAAGAGTGCGTGGGGGGTGCGTGGGGAAGTCCGTGGGCCCTGGTATTCTTCAGGGCGGTGGGAGTGGGTAGGTATCTCCACAGGCGGGCACGCGATTAAACGTGACAGCCTTATCTCGCTCAGAGGTCCCAGTCCCAGATCCCACGGCGGGGATCCTTGCGCACCCCGGTCCGGCTCGCACCTGCATCACCGACACCTTCCGAACCAACCGCTCCCGCTCCATCCGGGCGCCAACTGCCGGGCGCCTGCGCAGTGCGTCACTAGTGGGTGCCGCCCTGGCCagcgcaggccccgcccccatcctCGGGGCAACCTTCCTCTCCGACCGCGGCGGGACTCAGCCTGGCCCCCGCCGCCGCCGACTACGCTCGCTGAGCCCCCGCGTGGGGCCCTCGCCGGCCGGGCGCGCTCCCCGGATCCGGGTGTGCGGCGCGCGCGTCTCCGCGGAGGCCGGGGCTCGGCGCCCCTGCTGGGGAAAGAAGCGACGAGGGCAAGGAAGACATGGGGCCGCTTGCTTGCTTGCTGTTTAATTCCATCCAGTGCCCCCCCTCCCCATAGCACCTGGGGGGCCGCGGTATACCCAGTCGAGTCTGTAAAAAGTCACAGTTTGAAGGGAATGAAAGGGGGCAATCTGGGCCTGGGTCCGACATCTACGCAGCTGACTGCTCCTCAGGCTCGGCGTTCTCGGCCAGGTGCAACTTCTGTCTGCGCCAGTCAAGGATTGTCGTGCCACTGCCCCCATGTTTCCAGCCCTGTCTTCCCGTCCTGCACAGGCTGTTTCCCCAACTGCACAAAGCGGCGGGGTGAGGGTCTCTGGGGCGGTCCGTGCTCTGAGGTTGCAGTCCTCGCCTCCCCATCTTGCTAGGCGGCTTACCCCTCTCTTTTGATCTAGATCATGCAGGTGTGTGCACCCGCCCTATTTCTGACTAGGACTAGCTCAGGAGGTAGTGTAAATCAGTAAAAGTAATTCAATGCTGAAAGAGTAGGAAGACAGCCGACAAGCTTTGCCATGGATTGGTGTTAGCTAAAGTACTTGCAAAGACTTTGATAAGTAGGTGAAACATATTCCCTGCAACCACCTTTCTCCTAATATTGGGAAATTCTTTCTGCACTCCTCTACCTGGGTGGGGGCAGTTTGTGGCTAATTCTGACACAGTAGGACTGGAAGGGTTGGGGATGTTGGTTATAAGTGAATACTCCTGGAgggtggtgaggaggaggaaaCTGTTTTCATCTCTGGGagctgtgcacacacatacacactgtcAGGTCTCCTGAAAAGGATACATGGAATTACTAAGATCTTCCAGCTgtcaacagagagagaaagggagggttCTGTCATGAGGGGCACCAGGCCATACCCTAGATGCTCTGGTGGCCATCTTCAGGGTGGGGGGGTTGTTGAGTGGCCCAGAGCTCTTGGTTCCATGCACCTCAGCTTTTCACCCAGGGCCAGGAATGACCTTAGAAGCATGTCCCCCCACAACCCCCGAGGGTCCCCAGGAACCCAAGCATCCAGCCCTGACCCACATTGCTAAGCAGCTGGTCCAGGTTGCGGTCAGCCATCGTCTTCTTCTGCTCCTCAGGCAGCCCCTCAGTGAccccatcctcttcctcctcctcctcctcctcctcctcctccccacacacGTCCAGGCTGAAGTGCAGCCGGGCCAGCTTCTCCTGCATCTCCCGCACGTGCTCCAACTGCTCGAAGGAGCATTCCTTCCCTGGACAGCACATGTCTGAGCCCTGCGGGCGAGCTTGGGACCCTGGCCCCAGCCACACCCCAGAGACCAGGCCCTCCAGCCCCCCACCACACACCCCCCCTAAGCCTAGCCCCCAGGACTCACCGAAGGCCTGCAGCCGGCCTGAGTGGAAATCATTGAGCAGGTTCAGCAGTCCCCCCTCCATCTCATAGACATCGGTCACCTCGGTCAGGAAGGAGTGCTGCAGGGGGGTGCCTGCAGAGCCACCCCCACCTCCGGCCAGAACTGGGCGGCATTTCTCCTTGCCTACCCTGGGTGGGGTGGGCATGGCCATGGTCACAGGTTGGGGCAGCCAGTTGCCCCCAGGTCTTTTGTGCCATCTGTTTATGCACTAATTCATCTTCCTATCCACTCACCAACATAAACGGATGTTTGTTTTTCTGGCCCTACCTTGGGGCCAGGATTTTTACCAAGATTGGTAAAGGAAAGGAAGTAGATGAAAATAAAAGGTCAAAAGAAGTCTTTTTCTGCCAATGACACTCACAGCCAGAGCCATGCCTGGAAGGGGACTCCTGGGTTCTTGTCTGAGCCCCTCATTCTTTCTGTGACCCTGGGTGAATCATTTGTCCTCCCTGGTCCTCAGTGAATTTAGGGACAGTTACTCCCTTATTGCCACAAGAGCCATCTTACCCCTCTCCAAAATATCTTTCTGCcccttttctatttaaaaatggttttgaatCTTCCATTGCCCTCGGCGACACTGAATGCCCTTCCCACCTGGCCCCTTTGCCTCTCCAGTTGCATTTCCtattcctgccccagccctgagcTTCAGCTACACCCTGCTGTGGCTGACCCACACATGCCTCTCAGGCAGGCGTGTGCAAAGCCACAGGGAAACACAGTAATCAGAGAAAGAGCACGTATTTAGTGGGAACCACACGAACACATTATAGGGTAGGATGCAAATTCGcaatcattaaaataattaagcAGAGAGTTCAGATTGTATGCCTGAGTATCCCCTCACCCCTTCCTGCCCCGTGACACTCCAGGGCCACCAAACCACTGGTGGTTCTCAGAATCTTCCaggcagtatttttctttcatatttatgCCAGGCAGGCCCCTCAACTTAGAACATTCTTCTCTCCAGGGTGCCAACAGCCTTCTCTGACTCACTCCCTGGCAGCGTTGCTCTCTCCCTGCTCTGAGGTTCATCATCACACAGTGTGATCCCAGCGACCCACCTGACCTTTCCCCCACACTTGAGGGTAGGGAAGGACAGGAGCTGAGGGTCTCTGAATTCTCAGGGGCCAGCTGGGGCAGTCCCAGGGAAGGCATCAGTTATTGCTAGGTAACTCAAGGCTAAAAGCCCCCTTTGCCTTCCTCCCCACAGGGCTCAGCCCAGAGTTGGGGTCCCTTCCTCCTTGCcctgctttccttctgtacccaccTCTTGAACTTGGCCCGCTGCTTGGGGGATGGCAGATGAGGGAGTCCCAGGGCCAAGGAGCCACTGTGGCTGGTGGGCACAGGGACCCTGCGTAGtgagcctggggcctgggctggcTGGGTCAGGCAGGGCTTGggactccttttcttcttcttgtcctccATTGGGTGCTGGCTGAACCTCAGGCCCTGGGAGGGTAAGGCGACCCTATTGAGATAGTGAGGGGCCAAGTCATCCCTTCACCCAGCACCCCGAGATCTGTGAAGGAAGGGCCCTGGCACCTCCCAGCTGTCCCCTCACAACCGTCA
This genomic interval carries:
- the CCDC28B gene encoding coiled-coil domain-containing protein 28B isoform X3 gives rise to the protein MPRPEGGRGLRFSQHPMEDKKKKRSPKPCLTQPAQAPGSLRRVPVPTSHSGSLALGLPHLPSPKQRAKFKRVGKEKCRPVLAGGGGGSAGTPLQHSFLTEVTDVYEMEGGLLNLLNDFHSGRLQAFGKECSFEQLEHVREMQEKLARLHFSLDVCGEEEEEEEEEEEDGVTEGLPEEQKKTMADRNLDQLLSNET
- the CCDC28B gene encoding coiled-coil domain-containing protein 28B isoform X2 — encoded protein: MEDKKKKRSPKPCLTQPAQAPGSLRRVPVPTSHSGSLALGLPHLPSPKQRAKFKRVGKEKCRPVLAGGGGGSAGTPLQHSFLTEVTDVYEMEGGLLNLLNDFHSGRLQAFGKECSFEQLEHVREMQEKLARLHFSLDVCGEEEEEEEEEEEDGVTEGLPEEQKKTMADRNLDQLLSNLEDLSNSIQKLHLAENAEPEEQSAA
- the IQCC gene encoding IQ domain-containing protein C isoform X2 is translated as MGAGPALARAAPTSDALRRRPAVGARMERERLVRKVSVMQACVRGFLVRRQFQSLRAEYEAIVREIEGDLGTLQWTEGWIPRPRFLPEKAKSHRIWKAGKRVPNPEPEQWSCSPRKEPEREAIWEGMMLKKSEESPANSGSLPCRDDSSWLQDEQSRKPSQKETRDMSRMENPEAAGPGLPHSQTELQELQYHRSHLAMELLWLQQAINSRKEYLILKQTLRSPEAGQTRDDASMCPDHRSQPSPPLEDQSYRDRATGEPDHVDDSWRKVRSQPHKSPERLAATDKTTTGAKYRDPCYRKAGPQLPTPSDNQARENRLGKEPDCGKHTFGGACVQLTKLLEDQTPKGLKPRGHCSGKTKIQPPTLHEDPNIEAKSPRRPDHKELDYQRARPQKLDLSEDHVIWDRALTGPEHGGLDLWRTKPPKGQTPSDKSCRDRTSNEPSHEEWKNQRTVPWRPKPPEKLSSTGSDQTGEDHWRGRPWKTGPAG
- the CCDC28B gene encoding coiled-coil domain-containing protein 28B isoform X4; this encodes MEDKKKKRSPKPCLTQPAQAPGSLRRVPVPTSHSGSLALGLPHLPSPKQRAKFKRVGKEKCRPVLAGGGGGSAGTPLQHSFLTEVTDVYEMEGGLLNLLNDFHSGRLQAFGKECSFEQLEHVREMQEKLARLHFSLDVCGEEEEEEEEEEEDGVTEGLPEEQKKTMADRNLDQLLSNET
- the CCDC28B gene encoding coiled-coil domain-containing protein 28B isoform X1; this encodes MPRPEGGRGLRFSQHPMEDKKKKRSPKPCLTQPAQAPGSLRRVPVPTSHSGSLALGLPHLPSPKQRAKFKRVGKEKCRPVLAGGGGGSAGTPLQHSFLTEVTDVYEMEGGLLNLLNDFHSGRLQAFGKECSFEQLEHVREMQEKLARLHFSLDVCGEEEEEEEEEEEDGVTEGLPEEQKKTMADRNLDQLLSNLEDLSNSIQKLHLAENAEPEEQSAA
- the IQCC gene encoding IQ domain-containing protein C isoform X1; protein product: MGAGPALARAAPTSDALRRRPAVGARMERERLVRKVSVMQACVRGFLVRRQFQSLRAEYEAIVREIEGDLGTLQWTEGWIPRPRFLPEKAKSHRIWKAGKRVPNPEPEQWSCSPRKEPEREAIWEGMMLKKSEESPANSGSLPCRDDSSWLQDEQSRKPSQKETRDMSRMENPVPFPPSFTEAAGPGLPHSQTELQELQYHRSHLAMELLWLQQAINSRKEYLILKQTLRSPEAGQTRDDASMCPDHRSQPSPPLEDQSYRDRATGEPDHVDDSWRKVRSQPHKSPERLAATDKTTTGAKYRDPCYRKAGPQLPTPSDNQARENRLGKEPDCGKHTFGGACVQLTKLLEDQTPKGLKPRGHCSGKTKIQPPTLHEDPNIEAKSPRRPDHKELDYQRARPQKLDLSEDHVIWDRALTGPEHGGLDLWRTKPPKGQTPSDKSCRDRTSNEPSHEEWKNQRTVPWRPKPPEKLSSTGSDQTGEDHWRGRPWKTGPAG